From a region of the Helianthus annuus cultivar XRQ/B chromosome 5, HanXRQr2.0-SUNRISE, whole genome shotgun sequence genome:
- the LOC110938908 gene encoding probable protein ABIL5 codes for MEKNSIPSEYYKHKPQSESENDTKFCKSLQDLNDLCSQLHFAADSYQSTFLNSNQKQLVLNNTKEYIQNALVTVVDHLGSVSANLDHHLSKTVSIHQAEVKINILNQKLLTCQDYSHKIALAKVSERENHPKHNSRYIKPHALKLKEYEEFKVDEEVPLFLYTCNRYKPSSLLEDSMSVLPVRDNLSVQPRSESFQLLDNSNSRRGLLFIKSRPNNDMLLLGGSRRI; via the exons ATGGAGAAGAACTCAATCCCATCTGAATATTATAAACACAAACCACAATCTGAATCAGAAAATGACACCAAATTCTGCAAATCTCTTCAA GATCTAAATGATTTGTGTTCACAGCTTCACTTTGCTGCAGATTCATATCAATCCACTTTTTTGAATTCTAACCAGAAGCAACT GGTTCTAAATAACACGAAGGAGTACATACAAAACGCTCTCGTGACGGTTGTGGATCATCTTGGATCTGTTTCTGCTAATCTTGATCACCATCTATCAAAAACTGTTTCAATCCATCAAGCAGAAGTCAAAATCAATATCCTCAATCAA AAATTGTTGACCTGCCAAGATTATTCTCACAAGATTGCTCTAGCCAAAGTTTCCGAAAGGGAAAACCATCCCAAACATAATTCTCGTTATATAAAACCAc ATGCTTTGAAACTAAAAGAATATGAAGAATTTAAAGTTGATGAAGAAGTCCCACTGTTCTTGTACACGTGTAACCGTTACAAGCCATCATCACTACTTGAGGATTCAATGTCAGTTTTGCCTGTTCGAGATAACTTATCAGTTCAGCCAAGATCTGAATCTTTTCAGTTACTG GACAATAGTAACAGCAGACGAGGTCTTTTGTTTATAAAGTCGCGACCAAATAACGACATGTTGTTGCTAGGAGGAAGCCGGAGAATATGA